From a single Candidatus Eisenbacteria bacterium genomic region:
- the clpP gene encoding ATP-dependent Clp endopeptidase proteolytic subunit ClpP, which produces MSLVPIVVEQSSRGERAYDIFSRLLRDRIIFVGTVIDDVVANLVIAQLLFLEAEDPDRDIHLYIHSPGGIVAAGLAIYDTMQFIRPDVSTICMGQASSMGALLLAAGAKGKRSALPHSRIMIHQPMGSSRGQAVDMQIFTTEILKLREQLNQILAGHTEQPIEKIRRDTDRNFFMSAEEAREYGIVDQVIVKKK; this is translated from the coding sequence ATGTCGCTAGTACCGATCGTCGTTGAGCAGTCGAGCAGGGGAGAGCGGGCCTATGACATTTTCTCGAGGCTCCTGAGGGATCGGATCATCTTCGTCGGAACGGTGATCGACGATGTGGTCGCGAACCTCGTGATCGCGCAGCTCCTCTTCCTGGAGGCGGAGGATCCCGACCGGGACATCCATCTCTACATCCACTCGCCGGGCGGGATCGTCGCGGCGGGGCTCGCGATCTACGACACGATGCAGTTCATCAGGCCCGATGTGTCGACGATCTGCATGGGCCAGGCTTCGAGCATGGGGGCTCTCCTGCTCGCCGCCGGGGCCAAGGGGAAGCGCTCGGCCCTGCCCCACTCGCGCATCATGATCCACCAGCCGATGGGCAGCAGCAGGGGACAGGCCGTCGATATGCAGATCTTCACGACCGAGATCCTGAAGCTGCGCGAGCAGCTCAATCAGATCCTGGCCGGTCACACGGAGCAGCCGATCGAGAAGATCCGCCGCGACACCGACCGGAACTTCTTCATGTCCGCGGAGGAAGCGCGGGAGTACGGGATCGTCGATCAGGTGATCGTAAAGAAGAAGTGA